From one Burkholderia latens genomic stretch:
- a CDS encoding DUF4377 domain-containing protein: MNRNTRTLLGAAVIAAATLLAGCQTDAVATAARAARASDGQPVTKTVYVAPQTARCIGVAPMDCLQVRSSPAERWSLWYAGIEGFAYQPGYDYVLEVDEYRVAQPPADGSSIRWVLRRIVERRAAN, encoded by the coding sequence ATGAATCGCAACACCAGAACGCTGCTGGGCGCGGCCGTGATCGCGGCCGCCACGCTGCTCGCCGGATGCCAGACCGACGCCGTCGCGACCGCTGCGCGCGCGGCCCGCGCGTCCGACGGACAGCCCGTGACGAAGACGGTCTACGTCGCGCCGCAGACGGCGCGCTGCATCGGTGTTGCGCCGATGGACTGCCTGCAGGTGCGCAGCAGCCCGGCCGAGCGCTGGAGCCTGTGGTACGCGGGCATCGAGGGTTTTGCGTACCAGCCCGGCTATGACTATGTGCTGGAGGTCGATGAATATCGCGTCGCGCAGCCGCCGGCCGACGGCTCGTCGATCCGCTGGGTGCTCAGGCGCATCGTCGAACGCCGCGCAGCGAACTGA
- a CDS encoding tyrosine-type recombinase/integrase yields the protein MTSPLPPDATLRPLPIDTLTVPAALDGRAGTNRSTSAHPQIAATNDLDAVRAWLARFVDTPTTFQNYRKEAERLLLWAVIACGKPLSSLTHEDLVVYRQFLLAPAPADLWCANGGRKHPRGDPRWRPFYGPLSAASQRQAMVVLNVMFSWLVQAGYLAGNPLALSRQRQRRPAPRVTRHLAPPLWQAVKDAIAAMPRDDARAAFHAHRARWVFTLLYLGGLRITEAADTTMGQFFARRDTNGRDRWWLDVTGKGGRQRLVPATAELMTELGRYRHAHGLPALPANGEATPLVLPAGQSRKPLTRAALHRIVKQVFRFAADRLRAQPDGGEEHARVLEQASAHWLRHSAGSHMADGRVDLRLVRDNLGHVSLTTTSQYLHADDDWRHRETEDKHRIGW from the coding sequence ATGACTTCACCCTTGCCGCCCGACGCTACGCTGCGCCCGCTGCCGATCGATACGCTGACCGTACCGGCCGCGCTGGACGGACGCGCGGGCACGAACCGCTCGACCAGCGCGCATCCGCAGATCGCCGCGACCAACGATCTCGATGCGGTACGCGCATGGCTCGCGCGCTTTGTCGATACGCCGACCACGTTCCAGAATTATCGCAAGGAAGCCGAGCGGTTGCTGCTGTGGGCGGTGATCGCGTGCGGCAAGCCGCTGTCGTCGCTGACGCACGAGGACCTCGTCGTCTACCGGCAATTCCTGCTCGCACCCGCGCCAGCCGACCTGTGGTGCGCGAACGGCGGCCGCAAGCATCCGCGCGGCGACCCGCGCTGGCGGCCGTTTTACGGACCGCTGTCGGCGGCCAGCCAGCGGCAGGCGATGGTGGTCCTGAACGTGATGTTCTCGTGGCTCGTGCAGGCCGGCTATCTGGCCGGCAATCCGCTTGCACTGTCGCGACAGCGGCAACGGCGGCCCGCACCGCGCGTCACGCGCCATCTCGCGCCACCGCTGTGGCAGGCGGTCAAGGACGCGATCGCCGCGATGCCGCGCGACGATGCGCGTGCCGCGTTCCATGCGCACCGCGCGCGCTGGGTGTTCACGTTGCTGTATCTCGGCGGCCTGCGCATCACCGAGGCCGCCGACACGACGATGGGGCAATTCTTCGCGCGACGCGATACGAACGGACGCGATCGCTGGTGGCTCGACGTGACGGGCAAAGGCGGCCGGCAGCGGCTCGTGCCGGCTACCGCGGAACTGATGACCGAGCTCGGGCGCTACCGGCACGCGCACGGCCTTCCGGCGCTGCCGGCCAATGGGGAAGCGACTCCGCTCGTGCTGCCCGCGGGTCAGTCACGCAAGCCGCTCACGCGCGCGGCGCTGCATCGGATCGTGAAGCAGGTGTTCCGGTTCGCAGCCGATCGGTTGCGTGCGCAACCGGATGGCGGCGAAGAACACGCACGCGTGCTCGAACAGGCGTCCGCGCACTGGCTGCGCCACAGCGCGGGTTCTCACATGGCCGACGGGCGCGTCGATCTACGGCTGGTGCGCGACAACCTCGGACACGTGTCGCTAACGACGACGAGCCAGTATCTCCACGCCGACGACGACTGGCGGCACCGCGAAACCGAGGACAAGCACCGGATCGGTTGGTAG
- a CDS encoding YXWGXW repeat-containing protein, which translates to MKIRSASLAVLATATAALMSACVVEPARPPQPAPLVEVAPPPPAPGYRWVKGHYRWAGNHWAWVPGHWAAVY; encoded by the coding sequence ATGAAGATCCGATCCGCATCGCTTGCCGTCCTGGCAACCGCGACCGCAGCGCTGATGTCCGCATGTGTCGTCGAACCGGCGCGGCCGCCGCAGCCCGCCCCGCTCGTCGAGGTCGCGCCGCCGCCGCCCGCACCCGGATATCGCTGGGTCAAGGGCCATTACCGCTGGGCCGGCAATCACTGGGCGTGGGTGCCTGGGCATTGGGCGGCCGTGTATTGA
- a CDS encoding DUF1501 domain-containing protein — MARSVTRRQFLSIAAAGAGAILVAPRIVFANVETDRRFVFVIQRGAADGLNIVVPYAEPAYAALRGPLAIDADKAMRVDGTFALHPSLVQTAQLYRDKQALFVHAIASPYRDRSHFDGQNVLETGGRAPYQVKDGWLNRLAAMLPATRDRAIAFAPTVPLALRGSVQAASYAASGLPAAPDDLLARVTALYEADAQLGPLWQSAMAARGLAGDAHARQDPAGVGKLAATFLARDDGPRIAMIETGGWDTHSAQNARLANQLKALDTMLAALRDGLGPAWQQTTVLVATEFGRTAAVNGTGGTDHGQASVAMLAGGAVAGGRVIADWPGLRPGDLYEGRDLKPTASLDALIAGAAAESLRLDPGRTASALFAESGATRPMTGLIRAMA, encoded by the coding sequence ATGGCCCGATCTGTTACCCGCCGGCAATTCCTGAGCATCGCCGCCGCGGGCGCTGGCGCGATCCTGGTCGCGCCGCGCATCGTGTTCGCGAACGTCGAAACCGACCGGCGCTTCGTGTTCGTGATCCAGCGCGGCGCGGCCGACGGACTGAACATCGTCGTCCCGTATGCGGAGCCTGCGTATGCGGCGCTGCGCGGCCCGCTCGCGATCGATGCGGATAAGGCCATGCGCGTCGACGGCACGTTCGCGCTGCATCCATCGCTCGTGCAGACCGCACAGCTGTATCGCGACAAGCAGGCGCTGTTCGTCCATGCGATCGCATCGCCGTATCGCGACCGCTCGCACTTCGACGGCCAGAACGTGCTCGAGACGGGCGGCCGCGCGCCATACCAGGTGAAGGACGGCTGGCTGAACCGGCTCGCCGCGATGTTGCCGGCCACGCGCGATCGTGCGATCGCATTCGCGCCTACGGTGCCGCTCGCGTTGCGCGGCAGCGTGCAGGCCGCGTCGTATGCGGCGTCCGGCTTGCCCGCCGCGCCCGACGATCTCCTCGCACGCGTGACGGCGCTTTACGAGGCCGATGCGCAGCTCGGTCCGCTATGGCAGTCGGCGATGGCCGCGCGCGGTCTCGCCGGCGATGCGCATGCGCGCCAGGATCCGGCCGGTGTCGGCAAGCTGGCGGCGACGTTTCTTGCGCGCGACGACGGCCCGCGGATCGCGATGATCGAAACCGGCGGCTGGGATACCCACAGCGCGCAGAACGCGCGGCTCGCGAACCAGCTGAAGGCGCTCGACACGATGCTCGCCGCTTTGCGCGACGGGCTCGGGCCGGCGTGGCAGCAGACCACGGTGCTGGTCGCGACCGAGTTCGGGCGCACGGCCGCGGTGAACGGCACCGGCGGCACCGATCACGGGCAGGCGTCGGTCGCGATGCTCGCGGGCGGCGCGGTTGCCGGCGGCCGCGTGATCGCGGACTGGCCCGGCTTGCGGCCAGGTGATCTGTACGAAGGGCGCGATCTCAAGCCGACCGCATCGCTCGATGCGCTGATCGCGGGCGCGGCCGCCGAAAGCCTGCGGCTCGATCCTGGCCGTACTGCGTCGGCGCTGTTTGCGGAAAGCGGCGCGACGCGTCCGATGACAGGTCTCATTCGCGCAATGGCTTGA
- a CDS encoding DUF1800 domain-containing protein, producing the protein MDHPNAISPAAIALNRFGLGARADEAPPADPQAALLAEFDRYDARPAAWAGEPDAIALATRFAAARDAMTSDDASAKRATEQSIRRNGYDAYRSAVTARLNSALNTPAPFVERLVHFWANHFAVSVDKGQVAAYAGAFERDAIRPHVLGRFEDMLVAVEQHLAMQLFLDQARSVGPDSPAALRAEARNPAARRGLNENLAREIMELHTLGVRTGYTQADVTEFARALTGWSVAGGRGRQPDGAVPGAFVFRPALHEPGTRTVMSRTYAQPGDAQARAILSDLARSPATGRHIAFQLARHFVADNPPPALTERLARAFDASGGDLPAVYRALVDAPDAWSPVNRKFKTPWEWAVSSLRGLGWRDTGDLKAAPLLAQLGQPVWRPGSPAGYDDVAASWAAPDALVRRVEIAQRLAARTGDRLDARTLGNALLAGSLSAPTAAALSRAESATTSLALLLVSPDFQRR; encoded by the coding sequence ATGGACCACCCGAACGCCATCTCACCGGCCGCGATCGCGCTGAACCGCTTCGGTCTGGGCGCGCGCGCCGACGAAGCGCCGCCCGCCGATCCGCAAGCCGCGCTGCTCGCCGAATTCGACCGTTACGACGCACGGCCGGCCGCATGGGCCGGCGAACCGGACGCGATCGCGCTCGCGACGCGCTTCGCCGCTGCACGCGATGCGATGACCAGCGACGACGCATCGGCGAAGCGTGCGACCGAACAGTCGATCCGCCGCAACGGCTACGACGCGTATCGCAGCGCGGTCACGGCACGACTGAACAGTGCGCTGAACACGCCCGCGCCGTTCGTCGAACGCCTCGTCCATTTCTGGGCAAACCACTTCGCGGTGTCGGTCGACAAGGGGCAGGTCGCCGCGTACGCCGGCGCATTCGAGCGCGACGCGATCCGCCCGCACGTGCTCGGCCGCTTCGAGGACATGCTCGTCGCCGTCGAGCAGCATCTGGCGATGCAGCTGTTCCTCGACCAGGCGCGCTCCGTCGGCCCCGACAGTCCGGCCGCGCTGCGCGCCGAAGCGCGCAATCCCGCCGCGCGACGCGGCCTCAACGAAAACCTCGCGCGCGAAATCATGGAGCTGCATACCCTCGGCGTACGCACCGGTTATACGCAAGCGGACGTGACGGAATTCGCGCGTGCGCTGACCGGCTGGAGCGTTGCCGGCGGCCGCGGCCGGCAGCCCGACGGTGCGGTGCCGGGCGCGTTCGTGTTTCGCCCGGCGCTGCATGAGCCGGGGACGCGTACGGTGATGAGCCGAACTTACGCGCAGCCGGGCGACGCTCAGGCGCGCGCGATCCTGAGCGACCTCGCGCGTTCGCCTGCAACGGGCCGGCATATCGCGTTCCAGCTCGCGCGCCATTTCGTCGCCGACAATCCGCCGCCTGCGCTCACCGAGCGGCTGGCCCGCGCATTCGATGCGAGCGGCGGCGATTTGCCGGCCGTCTATCGCGCGCTCGTCGATGCGCCGGACGCGTGGTCGCCGGTCAATCGCAAGTTCAAGACGCCGTGGGAGTGGGCCGTATCGTCGCTGCGCGGGCTCGGCTGGCGTGACACCGGTGATCTCAAGGCCGCGCCGCTGCTCGCGCAGCTCGGCCAGCCGGTATGGCGGCCAGGATCGCCGGCTGGTTATGACGACGTCGCCGCGAGCTGGGCCGCGCCCGACGCGCTGGTGCGCCGTGTGGAGATCGCGCAGCGGCTCGCCGCGCGCACGGGCGACCGGCTCGATGCGCGCACGCTCGGCAATGCGCTGCTCGCCGGCTCGCTGAGCGCACCGACGGCGGCCGCGCTGTCGCGCGCCGAAAGCGCGACCACGTCGCTCGCGCTGCTGCTCGTGTCGCCCGATTTTCAACGGAGATGA
- a CDS encoding GNAT family N-acetyltransferase — MNRSEEFLVRTMSADEIAMSIEWAAAEGWNPGRHDPQCFSVADPAGFFIGVWRGEPVASLSAVAYDAHFGFIGLYIVKPAFRGRGFGIRVWQHGMHYLGNRNIGLDGVVAQQANYGKAGFRLAYRNIRYQGRVDGIAGADAVAAADVPLEQLLAYDRRCFPAARERFVCAWIAQPDAVALATIDAGRVVGYGVVRRCKTGCKIGPLFADHADVATALFRALAARMPGETIVLDVPETNPAAVALAERHGMSRVFETARMYTKEAPAIEIGRVFGVTSFELG; from the coding sequence ATGAATCGCAGCGAAGAGTTTCTCGTACGCACGATGTCGGCCGACGAGATCGCGATGTCGATCGAATGGGCGGCTGCAGAAGGGTGGAACCCCGGGCGGCACGATCCGCAATGCTTCAGCGTAGCGGATCCGGCGGGTTTTTTCATCGGCGTCTGGCGTGGCGAACCGGTCGCCAGCCTGTCTGCGGTCGCCTATGACGCGCACTTCGGCTTCATCGGTCTCTATATCGTGAAGCCTGCGTTTCGCGGCCGAGGCTTCGGCATCCGAGTCTGGCAGCACGGAATGCACTACCTCGGAAACCGCAACATCGGTCTCGACGGCGTCGTTGCGCAGCAGGCGAACTACGGGAAGGCCGGGTTCCGGCTCGCGTATCGCAACATCCGCTATCAGGGGCGCGTGGACGGCATCGCGGGCGCGGACGCGGTGGCCGCGGCCGACGTGCCGCTCGAGCAGTTGCTCGCGTACGATCGCCGGTGCTTTCCCGCGGCGCGCGAGCGTTTCGTTTGCGCTTGGATCGCCCAGCCGGATGCCGTTGCGCTCGCAACGATCGATGCCGGGCGCGTTGTCGGATACGGCGTCGTGCGCCGCTGCAAGACGGGCTGCAAGATCGGCCCGCTATTCGCCGATCACGCGGACGTTGCCACGGCGCTGTTTCGCGCGCTCGCGGCGCGCATGCCCGGCGAGACGATCGTGCTCGACGTGCCGGAAACGAATCCGGCAGCGGTCGCGCTCGCGGAGCGGCACGGCATGTCTCGTGTCTTCGAGACTGCACGGATGTATACGAAAGAAGCGCCCGCGATCGAGATCGGCCGCGTGTTTGGCGTGACGTCATTCGAGCTGGGGTGA